A part of Thalassophryne amazonica chromosome 3, fThaAma1.1, whole genome shotgun sequence genomic DNA contains:
- the sh2d5 gene encoding SH2 domain-containing protein 5 isoform X1: protein MGEAPVGEDSTVTRSAEYVGSFPVDDSCLDDQIEQLHAALMSLKMCKRRRPVSLKFSIKGVKMYNEDETTLLMAHALHRVSLSTARPVDSQFAFISHNPGSTDAQLYCHVFNARHSRAAQFLNLLLCRCFQLSYLDKHPDEAQEDSAGRKPQRNPSLLNHGFPLSVSALVSFRRAPFQGLLPGIKKSSKASGDQQTSQEETFVTSSPSLVRKKAIREKVLRSGAYRSFTFTPLKQRCVQERLGSSQGGPSVHKAVSRVKKLLSLGLYWRFHCGTGKEQDKDVRSSHAPSLAETEEALAQAVWCWAGIATDSSYSLLAEDVLGSYLLCPHPKKHKCGSLIIRFPCGLVTYLIENSRKGKFLLEKCKTEFSSLAELIEHYTQYQDELPCLLSCARVNHCYEWEEDSGRRQPGRLSKNLNKSTHSKQWV, encoded by the exons ATGGGCGAGGCACCAGTCGGAGAAGATAGCACGGTGACACGATCAGCAGAG TATGTGGGTTCTTTTCCTGTGGACGACAGCTGCTTGGATGATCAGATTGAGCAGCTTCATGCTGCGCTGATGTCCCTCAAA ATGTGCAAGAGACGCAGGCCTGTGTCCCTGAAGTTCTCCATCAAAGGTGTGAAAATGTACAATGAGGATGAAACG ACGCTCCTGATGGCTCACGCACTGCACAGAGTCTCATTGTCCACTGCTCGGCCCGTTGACTCCCAGTTTGCCTTCATCTCCCACAACCCAGGCAGCACCGACGCCCAGCTGTACTGCCACGTGTTCAATGCAAGGCATTCCCGAGCG GCTCAGTTCCTGAACCTTCTGCTTTGCCGCTGCTTCCAGCTGTCTTACTTGGACAAACATCCAGACGAGGCCCAAGAAGACTCAGCCGGCCGCAAGCCTCAACGTAACCCGTCGCTGCTCAATCACGGGTTCCCTCTCAGTGTTAGTGCTCTCGTGTCCTTCAGGAGAGCTCCGTTTCAGGGATTGTTGCCTGGGATTAAG AAGAGCTCAAAAGCATCCGGTGATCAGCAAACCAGCCAAGAAGAAACCTTTGTGACCTCCTCCCCCTCACTTGTGCGCAAGAAAGCCATTCGTGAGAAAGTCCTGCGCTCTGGGGCATACCGCTCCTTCACGTTCACGCCGCTCAAACAGCGCTGTGTTCAGGAGCGACTGGGCTCCTCACAAGGTGGGCCAAGTGTTCACAAAGCGGTTTCCAGAGTCAAAAAGCTTCTTAG TCTTGGATTATACTGGAGGTTTCACTGTGGAACAGGAAAGGAACAAGACAAGGACGTGAGGAGTTCACATGCCCCCAGCTTGGCCGAAACGGAAGAGGCATTGGCTCAGGCGGTCTGGTGTTGGGCTGGCATTGCGAC TGACAGCAGCTATTCCCTGCTTGCAGAAGATGTTCTAGGATCATACCTCCTCTGCCCACATCCCAAGAAACACAAGTGTGGCTCTCTGATCATTCGTTTCCCCTGTGGACTCGTCACCTACCTCATAGAAAACAGCCGCAAAGGCAAATTCCTGCTGGAG AAATGCAAGACTGAGTTTAGTTCCTTAGCAGAGCTGATCGAACACTACACACAGTACCAGGATGAGCTGCCGTGTCTGCTGAGCTGTGCCCGCGTCAATCACTGTTACGAGTGGGAAGAAGATTCCGGCAGACGGCAGCCAGGACGGCTGAGTAAGAATCTGAACAAAAGTACCCACAGCAAGCAATGGGTTTAA
- the sh2d5 gene encoding SH2 domain-containing protein 5 isoform X2, with translation MGEAPVGEDSTVTRSAEYVGSFPVDDSCLDDQIEQLHAALMSLKMCKRRRPVSLKFSIKGVKMYNEDETTLLMAHALHRVSLSTARPVDSQFAFISHNPGSTDAQLYCHVFNARHSRAAQFLNLLLCRCFQLSYLDKHPDEAQEDSAGRKPQRNPSLLNHGFPLSVSALVSFRRAPFQGLLPGIKKSSKASGDQQTSQEETFVTSSPSLVRKKAIREKVLRSGAYRSFTFTPLKQRCVQERLGSSQGKEQDKDVRSSHAPSLAETEEALAQAVWCWAGIATDSSYSLLAEDVLGSYLLCPHPKKHKCGSLIIRFPCGLVTYLIENSRKGKFLLEKCKTEFSSLAELIEHYTQYQDELPCLLSCARVNHCYEWEEDSGRRQPGRLSKNLNKSTHSKQWV, from the exons ATGGGCGAGGCACCAGTCGGAGAAGATAGCACGGTGACACGATCAGCAGAG TATGTGGGTTCTTTTCCTGTGGACGACAGCTGCTTGGATGATCAGATTGAGCAGCTTCATGCTGCGCTGATGTCCCTCAAA ATGTGCAAGAGACGCAGGCCTGTGTCCCTGAAGTTCTCCATCAAAGGTGTGAAAATGTACAATGAGGATGAAACG ACGCTCCTGATGGCTCACGCACTGCACAGAGTCTCATTGTCCACTGCTCGGCCCGTTGACTCCCAGTTTGCCTTCATCTCCCACAACCCAGGCAGCACCGACGCCCAGCTGTACTGCCACGTGTTCAATGCAAGGCATTCCCGAGCG GCTCAGTTCCTGAACCTTCTGCTTTGCCGCTGCTTCCAGCTGTCTTACTTGGACAAACATCCAGACGAGGCCCAAGAAGACTCAGCCGGCCGCAAGCCTCAACGTAACCCGTCGCTGCTCAATCACGGGTTCCCTCTCAGTGTTAGTGCTCTCGTGTCCTTCAGGAGAGCTCCGTTTCAGGGATTGTTGCCTGGGATTAAG AAGAGCTCAAAAGCATCCGGTGATCAGCAAACCAGCCAAGAAGAAACCTTTGTGACCTCCTCCCCCTCACTTGTGCGCAAGAAAGCCATTCGTGAGAAAGTCCTGCGCTCTGGGGCATACCGCTCCTTCACGTTCACGCCGCTCAAACAGCGCTGTGTTCAGGAGCGACTGGGCTCCTCACAAG GAAAGGAACAAGACAAGGACGTGAGGAGTTCACATGCCCCCAGCTTGGCCGAAACGGAAGAGGCATTGGCTCAGGCGGTCTGGTGTTGGGCTGGCATTGCGAC TGACAGCAGCTATTCCCTGCTTGCAGAAGATGTTCTAGGATCATACCTCCTCTGCCCACATCCCAAGAAACACAAGTGTGGCTCTCTGATCATTCGTTTCCCCTGTGGACTCGTCACCTACCTCATAGAAAACAGCCGCAAAGGCAAATTCCTGCTGGAG AAATGCAAGACTGAGTTTAGTTCCTTAGCAGAGCTGATCGAACACTACACACAGTACCAGGATGAGCTGCCGTGTCTGCTGAGCTGTGCCCGCGTCAATCACTGTTACGAGTGGGAAGAAGATTCCGGCAGACGGCAGCCAGGACGGCTGAGTAAGAATCTGAACAAAAGTACCCACAGCAAGCAATGGGTTTAA